From Scytonema millei VB511283:
TTGCAGTTCGCCTTGGCGATGGGTATCTAATGCTTGACGCGCCGTCAGGATATCTGCATTTGAGATACTCTTACCCTGACTCCAAAGGTCTTCGAGCGATCGCACTAACTGCTGACTCAGCTCAATTTGTTTTTCCGTGCCGTAAATATATAACTCTTGCCCGCGCAACACAACTGTAGCACCTGTGAGTCGCGCCAGGGTTTTCAAATTTTCTTCATTTTCTCCAGCTAAAGCGATCGCGCCAGCTTGAGTTGGTAGCGCGATCGTTAAAGGCTCTGCCATACCAGTTTTCTATTTGTCATTGGTCGTACCCTATGGGAAGGGCTTCGCCCTACGCCATCAGTCATTTGTTCTTTCTAGCTTACTAGTTACAAACGAGCGGTAACCATCAACCAACGACTAATGAGAACGAGGTTTTTGCACGGGTTTGGGACTCTCACCTCGCTGTTCCCTCAATTTTGGCGCAGATGAACGGTCTGATGAACGTCCGGTTTCTTCCCCACTCGTCGCACCATTAAAAGCTTGGCTACCGTAAATATCCAGATATACTGAATGCCCTGACATAGCAGCAGCAGCAGTAATAACCGTGCGAATATTTTGAATATTGCGTCCGCCGCGACCAAAAACTCGCCCCTTGTCTTCACCTTCAAAGGCGACTCTAAGCCAAACCTTCGCCGTACTGGGGAAGAACTCGCAATCCACGCTTAGTGAGTTGGGAGACTCCAAAAACGGCTGAATCAGAAATTGCGCTAGTTTAGCGTAATCTGGTTGTCGATCTGAACTTATAGTGCGATCGCCCTTATGAGTTGGTTGATTGGCTGGCTGCGGTATTGAGCTGTTCAAAGACATTAGCTTTTTGTAAAATGTGACGCACGGTATCAGTAGGTTGAGCACCTTGTTGGAGCCGCCTTACGATTCCTGGCACATCTAGTTTAGTTTCGTCAGTTCTGGGGTTGTAGAATCCCAGCTCTTCCAAAGCACGACCTTCGCGCCGAGCGCTGCTTTTTATCGCCACAATGCGGTAACTTGCTTCCCGTTTTTTACCGTATCGCTTCAATCGCAGTTTGATCATACTGGGGTTAACTTCTCCTGTAGGCGGCTAATAGATTGTATTCACTGAATAGATCATCATATCACAGTTGACAGTGACTAGTGGCTGGTGGCTGGTGACTAGATTCTTCAAGCCACTAGCCACCAGCCACTCACAGAGTTCCAAATCCTTTTTTCTTCTTTTCTTTCTTCTTTTTCTTAGCAGGTGCGCCGCCAGCGTAGCCCCGCCAACCAGGGGGAGTAGGACGACTACCAGCAGCATAGGGATCGCCCATACCGCCGCCACCACCGAACAGATTAGGCATACCTGGGAAGCCCCCGCCTTGACCCATCTGCTGCATCATGGCTCGCATTCTCTGAAAGTCGCTCACCAGTTTGCTCACGTCGCTTTCTTTATAACCAGAACCTCTAGCAATCCGGCGGCGACGGCTGGGGGAACTAGATAATAGATCGGGGTCTTTACGTTCCTGCTTTGTCATGGAATTGATCATCGCTTCGCAGCGCTTGAGCTGGGTTTCACCCTGCTTCAGCTGGTCGTCCGACATCTTATTCATGCCAGGAATTAGCTTCATGATGCCACCTAAAGAACCCATGTTCTTCAGCAGCCGCATTTGCTTCAGAAAGTCGGTGAAGTCAAATTTTGCCGAGAGAATTTTCTCTTGCATTTTCTCAGCATCGGCAAGGTCAAATTCTTCTTGGGCTTTTTCTACGAGCGTCAGCACGTCGCCCATACCTAAAATGCGCGATGCCATGCGATCGGGGTAAAAGGGTTGTAGTGCTTCTACTTTTTCCCCGACACCGACGAACTTAATCGGCTGTCCCGAGATTCGTCGTACTGAAAGCGCTGCTCCACCTCGGCTGTCACCGTCCAGCTTGGTAAGAATTGCCCCAGTAATACCGACTTGTTCGTGGAAAGTGCGGGTGAGATTGGCTGCTTCTTGACCCGTCATCGCATCCACTACCAACAGCGTTTCGTGGGGTTGCACGGCTTCTTTAACACGAATCAACTCCGCCATCATGTCTTGGTCAATTTGTAGGCGACCAGCGGTATCGATAATAACTGTATCTACCCCTTGTGCTTTGGCTTGTTCGACACCTTGTCGCGCAATCTCTACGGGGTCGGCATTACTACCCATTTCAAACACGGGTACGTCAATTTGCTTACCTAGCGTCACCAACTGATCGATCGCCGCAGGGCGATACACGTCTGTCGCTACCATCAAGCAACTCCGGTCTTGCTTGCGTAGATGTAATGCTAATTTAGCCGTAGCGGTAGTTTTTCCCGTCCCTTGCAAACCTGCCATCAAAACAACGGTAGGGGCTGTGTTTGCCTGTGCTAGGGGAACGTTGGTTTCCCCCATCACTTCTACCAGTTCGTCATAAACAACTTTGATGAACTGCTGGTCGGGTCTAACCCCAGAAAGTACCTCGGCTCCTTGTGCCTTGGTTTCTACTTCAGCAATAAAATCTTTGACTACCTGCAAATTGACATCCGCCTCCAATAAGGCACGGCGTACTTCCCGCAATGCCTCTTGAATATTGGCATGGGAAATCTTATCTTGTCCCCGCAGCTTTTTCCAGGCAGATTCTAGGCGATCGGCAAGTGCATCAAACATATTTCATCAAGTAAAACGGCGATCGGATTTTGGGAAAGCAAATTTTGCCCACTATTCCCATTATGAGGGATAAGAGGTAAGGGATAGGGGTAAGGGATGAAAGGTTGACAGTTAATGGTTGGTAGTTGGTAGTTGGTAGATGCTCCCTCCACTCCCTCAGCTTCCTGAGCCGCTCTTATTCCTCACTCCTCGCTCCTCGCTCCTCATGACTCGCTTTTCTGAGAATTATGTTAATAAATATTAAAAATAGCTATTTTGTATTTTTAGATACAGAATTGCTTGCTATAGTAAAAAAGTGAAAGTAAACAGAAAAATATAAAGAGGAATCAATTATGTCTACTCAAGAACAAGCTCGGGCGTTGATGATGCGTCACCACCACGTAGTCAAAAACCGTCAGCAATCGATGTTGAACCGTGCAGCAGCTGAAATTGGTTTTGAAGGTACGACAGAATATTGGAATCATATTCAAGGCAAACCTCACCCCACCTTCTCGGCTAACTACGATCGCAGTGGTTCTTCTATGAGCTAGATGGCGATTTTGATGTGAAGAAAGTTTGCTAAAGTTTGTTAAATAACGTAAAGCTCCCCTCAAAATTGCGATCGCAGTTTTGAGGGGAGCTAAAATTTTGCAGTGGAGTACAGATACTGAGAATAACTATACAGAGAATTGCTCAGTCAAGATTGAGTAGTAGACCCGCTGCCGATACTAAATATTCTAGTAACGAACAAGGTTTTACTTCTCCAAAGCGCTAAAGTCACTATAAAATTACTTCTCACGATAGATGATAGAGTTTTCGTAATTAACATATTTTAACAATTGCCCGCAAAAAGATAGTTGGTTGGCATGTTATCTCGCTGAAAAACGACAGGAGCCAAAAGCAAAACCAACTCGTGCATAGATGCGCTCGCAATTTGAAAAATATAGAACTCCGTAAACCTTATGGAAGCACTTCCCACGGTTAAAGCTACTCCTGCTCAACACGAACTGACCGATCCAAAAGTAGAAATAGATACTTTAATTACAGCACCACAACAAGAAACTGAGATCGATCTAGAGTTTCTTTACACCAGGGATATCGAATTTCGTCAAGAAACAATTTACTTTGTGGTAGTCGATCGCTTTTATGATGGCGATCCAAATAATAGCGAAGGCCCCAACCCAGAACTATACGATCCCAATGCTCAAGAATGGGGGAAGTATTGGGGTGGTGACTTACAAGGAATTATTGATAAGCTCGATTATCTTAAAGATATGGGAGTGACAGCAATTTGGCTGACTCCTTTATTCGAGCAAATTGAAGATTTATTTATCGAAAGTGCGGCAATTCACGGTTACTGGACGAAAGACTTCAAACGCTTGAATCCGCGATTCATCGGTCAAGATGAAAACCCATCTCTAAACGAAACTCAAGAGATAAGAAATACAACATTCGATCGCTTGATTGACGAGTTGCACAAGCGCAAAATGAAGTTAATTCTCGATATTGTCTGCAACCACAGTAGCCCTGACATTAGCGGAGTCAAGGGAGAATTATATGATGATGGCGTAAAAATTGCTGACTTTAACGATGATAAAGATCATTGGTATCACCATTACGGTGAAGTGTCAAATTGGGAAGATGAATGGCAAGTACAGAACTGCGAACTTTCCGGTTTAGCCACATTTAACGAGAACAACAACGACTATCGTAATTACATCAAATTGGCAATTAAGCAGTGGCTAGATCGAGGCGTAGATGCCTTGCGAGTAGATACAGTCAAGCATATGCCAATTTGGTTTTGGCAAGAGTTTATCGCCGATATTCAAGCCCATAGACCAGATGTGTTTGTCTTTGGTGAATGGATTTTCAGCCATCCACTCGACGATCGCTCGGTAGAGTTTGCCAACTGTTCGGGTATGTCCATGCTCGATTTTGGTCTATGTGTAGCAATTCGAGGCGCTTTGGCACAAGGCGCTGAGGGTGGATTTCAACTAATCCAAGATGTGTTCGATCTCGATTACCGCTATAACGGGGCAACAGAGTTAGTCACGTTCATTGACAACCACGATATGCCGCGTTTTCAGTCGCTTAATGCCGACCCTGAAATGCTACGAGTGGCGATCGCTCTAATCATGACATCTCGTGGTATCCCTTGCATCTACTACGGTACAGAACAGTATCTTCACGACGATACAAACGGCGGAAACGATCCCTACAACCGACCGATGATGACAAGTTGGGACAACGATACTGAAATCTACCGTCATATTCGCTTGCTTTCTGGCTTGCGACGACTCAACCCAGCCGTATCGGTTGGTAGCCATCAGCAGCGATATATTACCCCAGATGTCTACTGCTATGTCAGAAGATATGGTGAGTG
This genomic window contains:
- a CDS encoding KH domain-containing protein, with translation MSLNSSIPQPANQPTHKGDRTISSDRQPDYAKLAQFLIQPFLESPNSLSVDCEFFPSTAKVWLRVAFEGEDKGRVFGRGGRNIQNIRTVITAAAAMSGHSVYLDIYGSQAFNGATSGEETGRSSDRSSAPKLREQRGESPKPVQKPRSH
- the rpsP gene encoding 30S ribosomal protein S16; translated protein: MIKLRLKRYGKKREASYRIVAIKSSARREGRALEELGFYNPRTDETKLDVPGIVRRLQQGAQPTDTVRHILQKANVFEQLNTAASQSTNS
- the ffh gene encoding signal recognition particle protein, which produces MFDALADRLESAWKKLRGQDKISHANIQEALREVRRALLEADVNLQVVKDFIAEVETKAQGAEVLSGVRPDQQFIKVVYDELVEVMGETNVPLAQANTAPTVVLMAGLQGTGKTTATAKLALHLRKQDRSCLMVATDVYRPAAIDQLVTLGKQIDVPVFEMGSNADPVEIARQGVEQAKAQGVDTVIIDTAGRLQIDQDMMAELIRVKEAVQPHETLLVVDAMTGQEAANLTRTFHEQVGITGAILTKLDGDSRGGAALSVRRISGQPIKFVGVGEKVEALQPFYPDRMASRILGMGDVLTLVEKAQEEFDLADAEKMQEKILSAKFDFTDFLKQMRLLKNMGSLGGIMKLIPGMNKMSDDQLKQGETQLKRCEAMINSMTKQERKDPDLLSSSPSRRRRIARGSGYKESDVSKLVSDFQRMRAMMQQMGQGGGFPGMPNLFGGGGGMGDPYAAGSRPTPPGWRGYAGGAPAKKKKKEKKKKGFGTL
- a CDS encoding alpha-amylase family glycosyl hydrolase, which translates into the protein MEALPTVKATPAQHELTDPKVEIDTLITAPQQETEIDLEFLYTRDIEFRQETIYFVVVDRFYDGDPNNSEGPNPELYDPNAQEWGKYWGGDLQGIIDKLDYLKDMGVTAIWLTPLFEQIEDLFIESAAIHGYWTKDFKRLNPRFIGQDENPSLNETQEIRNTTFDRLIDELHKRKMKLILDIVCNHSSPDISGVKGELYDDGVKIADFNDDKDHWYHHYGEVSNWEDEWQVQNCELSGLATFNENNNDYRNYIKLAIKQWLDRGVDALRVDTVKHMPIWFWQEFIADIQAHRPDVFVFGEWIFSHPLDDRSVEFANCSGMSMLDFGLCVAIRGALAQGAEGGFQLIQDVFDLDYRYNGATELVTFIDNHDMPRFQSLNADPEMLRVAIALIMTSRGIPCIYYGTEQYLHDDTNGGNDPYNRPMMTSWDNDTEIYRHIRLLSGLRRLNPAVSVGSHQQRYITPDVYCYVRRYGECSCFVAMTRGEAVTIDTVMTDLPDGEHTCVLTRRKFTVENGEIRNLELGSRDVIVLSHIGERAKAKTLVRVQLNGVNTQLGERIVVMGDCPELGNWDIGKAYPLEYINANTWFAEIPFEESAGKLITYKYAILREGRSPLRENIVARRWVVASEGTVKWRDLWASGRES